The Montipora foliosa isolate CH-2021 chromosome 1, ASM3666993v2, whole genome shotgun sequence genome has a window encoding:
- the LOC138005419 gene encoding uncharacterized protein isoform X1, with protein MLGLDMENVRLKSNDKAHRRSAIFIQRRQERSLRLSGVIYGDSRQRKRKTGKQGVIYGDSRQRKRKTGKQEFHMAEGRPVNPSVLLKCKQEVQKGQLSEKNCKSLCVYYFLSFLFLCNKK; from the exons ATGCTCGGTCTTGATATGGAAAATGTTCGTCTGAAGTCAAATGACAAAGCACACCGTAGATCAGCCATTTTTATTCAGCGACGGCAGGAGAGGAGTTTACGACTTTCAG GTGTAATTTATGGTGACAGTAGGCAAAGAAAAAGGAAGACAGGAAAACAAG GTGTAATTTATGGCGACAGTAGGCAAAGGAAAAGGAAGACAGGAAAACAAG aattcCACATGGCCGAAGGCAGACCAGTCAACCCATCAGTTCTCCTCAAGTGTAAACAGGAAGTTCAAAAAGGACAACTGTCAGAGAAGAACTGTAAATCTCTGTGTGTTTactactttctttcttttcttttcctgtgtaataaaaaataa
- the LOC138005419 gene encoding uncharacterized protein isoform X2 — MLGLDMENVRLKSNDKAHRRSAIFIQRRQERSLRLSGVIYGDSRQRKRKTGKQGVIYGDSRQRKRKTGKQGHNLRPQILRTLLRTLAVPISALFCNMSTWTSTPNQYYYYYYYYY; from the exons ATGCTCGGTCTTGATATGGAAAATGTTCGTCTGAAGTCAAATGACAAAGCACACCGTAGATCAGCCATTTTTATTCAGCGACGGCAGGAGAGGAGTTTACGACTTTCAG GTGTAATTTATGGTGACAGTAGGCAAAGAAAAAGGAAGACAGGAAAACAAG GTGTAATTTATGGCGACAGTAGGCAAAGGAAAAGGAAGACAGGAAAACAAG GTCACAACCTGCGGCCTCAGATTCTTAGGACCCTTCTCAGGACGTTGGCAGTTCCTATAAGTGCCCTTTTCTGCAACATGTCAACTTGGACATCAACACCCaaccaatattattattattattattattattattag
- the LOC138005396 gene encoding transcriptional regulator ATRX homolog, translated as MWKGNLVKRKHSPQKGNASSSSSEEEEGKARLPKSNSSKGKKAKERTSPATTEDERQDCKKQSNGNDISHKKDDLNGRGADAEEVEISVNSTSVKRTEPSISKDHENGDRNVVKTTEKSEKQLVSSIKDKMNISQDKTGKTTRNLYLVDFLGEEVSTDESQALQALNAFWVTNVARNKDILKRPPAKNQQEQDFYNKYCDKQGKLSITAATRLMRLPHVITVCLKNDAQIEVIVSNRQRALEESEELRGNFFEVVEAMAMHLM; from the exons ATGTGGAAAGGAAATTTAGTCAAGCGCAAACACAGTCCCCAG AAAGGCAATGcaagcagcagcagcagcgaAGAGGAGGAAGGCAAAGCGAGGCTGCCAAAGAGCAACTCTTCAAAAGGGAAAAAGGCAAAAGAGAGAACTAGTCCTGCGACAACAGAAGATGAAAGGCAAGATTGCAAGAAGCAAAGCAATGGAAATGACATTAGTCACAAAAAAGATGACTTGAATGGTAGAGGGGCTGATGCTGAGGAG GTAGAGATATCTGTTAATTCTACATCAGTTAAAAGAACTGAACCATCAATTTCAAAAGACCATGAAAATGGAGACAGAAATGTGGTTAAAACGACTGAAAAATCAG AAAAGCAGCTTGTGTCTTCCATTAAGGATAAAATGAACATTTCACAGGACAAAACTG GAAAAACGACGAGGAACTTGTATTTAGTTGACTTCCTCGGAG AGGAAGTAAGCACTGATGAGTCACAAGCTCTACAAGCCCTGAACGCGTTTTGGGTGACCAATGTCGCTAGAAATAAGGACATCTTAAAACGACCACCTGCGAAAAACCAACAAGAGCAAGACTTCTACAATAAATACTGCGATAAACAAGGAAAACTCTCTATCACTGCGGCGACTCGTCTTATGAG ACTTCCTCATGTCATCACAGTTTGCTTGAAAAACGATGCTCAGATTGAAGTGATTGTATCCAATCGACAGAGGGCGCTAGAAGAATCGGAAGAGCTTCGAGGGAACTTCTTTGAAGTTGTGGAGGCGATGGCAATGCATCTGATGTGA